A region from the Candidatus Hydrogenedentota bacterium genome encodes:
- a CDS encoding glycosyltransferase family 4 protein: MRRIRVAHVITRMCKGGAQENTFHTVRLANRERFEVDLISGYTAPGEPSMEDAVRAAGIEIVRVASLVRNPSPLRDLRAYGELTRIFAQRKYDIVHTHTSKAGYLGRIAAAKARVPIIVHTPHGHVFFGYFNAALTALYTMLERNVARKSDRLIELTRRGVEQHLAEGVGTAEQWTSIFSGIDLAPFTAAIEHRDATRTKLGIGRDDFVVGGVGRLEPVKGFSYFVQAAHIVAESLPNARFVLAGDGAERKSLESEAKSLGLRIQFLGIRDDVSELMAAMDVCVVPSLNEGMGRVILEAGAAGTPVVATNVGGIPEVLIETKTGLLVRPRDETGIASAVLSLAADPAQRERLGGAAREHAQQFSIARMVEQIESLYETLIREKRLDA, from the coding sequence ATGAGGCGCATCCGCGTCGCGCACGTGATCACGCGAATGTGCAAAGGCGGCGCGCAGGAGAATACTTTTCATACGGTGCGCCTAGCGAACCGCGAGCGGTTCGAGGTCGATCTGATTAGCGGTTATACTGCGCCGGGCGAACCCAGCATGGAAGACGCGGTGCGCGCGGCGGGGATCGAAATCGTCCGCGTGGCGAGTCTTGTGCGGAATCCGTCGCCGCTGCGCGACCTGCGCGCGTATGGAGAACTCACGCGCATCTTCGCCCAGCGCAAGTACGACATTGTCCACACACACACATCCAAGGCGGGATACCTCGGGCGAATCGCCGCCGCCAAAGCGCGCGTGCCAATCATCGTGCACACGCCGCACGGGCACGTGTTCTTCGGCTACTTCAACGCCGCGCTGACGGCGCTCTATACGATGCTCGAACGAAACGTTGCGCGAAAATCGGACAGGCTGATCGAGTTGACGCGGCGCGGCGTCGAACAGCATCTTGCCGAGGGCGTGGGGACCGCGGAGCAGTGGACATCGATTTTCAGCGGGATCGATCTTGCGCCGTTCACGGCGGCAATCGAACATCGCGATGCCACGCGCACGAAGCTGGGCATTGGTCGCGACGATTTCGTGGTAGGCGGCGTGGGACGCCTTGAACCCGTGAAGGGTTTCTCGTATTTTGTGCAGGCAGCGCACATCGTCGCGGAATCATTGCCGAACGCGCGATTCGTTCTCGCGGGCGACGGCGCGGAGCGGAAGTCGCTGGAATCGGAGGCGAAGTCGCTGGGGTTGCGCATCCAGTTCCTGGGAATTCGCGACGACGTTTCCGAACTGATGGCAGCGATGGACGTGTGCGTGGTGCCGTCGCTTAACGAGGGGATGGGGCGTGTCATTCTCGAGGCAGGCGCGGCCGGCACGCCGGTGGTGGCAACCAACGTTGGCGGAATTCCGGAAGTCCTGATCGAAACAAAGACCGGCCTGCTGGTGCGCCCCCGCGATGAAACGGGAATCGCGTCCGCCGTACTGTCGCTGGCCGCCGACCCTGCGCAACGCGAACGCCTTGGCGGCGCCGCGCGCGAGCATGCGCAGCAGTTCAGCATTGCGCGGATGGTGGAGCAGATCGAATCGCTGTACGAAACGTTGATCCGGGAGAAACGACTTGACGCCTGA
- the rhaI gene encoding L-rhamnose isomerase, producing MKNSDHNALSALEELFGDLGPIKERIKRHHIETPSWAYGNSGTRFKVFPQEGVPRNPFEKMEDAAIVHKFTGVAPSVAIHIPWDKVDDFTALNAYAKQLGVRIGAINPNLFQDDDYKLGSLTHEDARVRRKALEHLIECIEIAKASDSDILSLWFADGTNYPGQGDFRRRKRWMQEGLQACYDAMPPNMRMLVEYKFFEPAFYHTDIADWGMSYAFCKRLGDRAQVLIDLGHHALGTNIEHIVAFLIDEGKLGGFHFNNKKYADDDVSVGSINPYELFLIYNELVAAEDDPAARMNVAYMIDQSHNLKSKIEEMIQSVVNCQAAYARASLVDRRALREAQENGDIVAAEETLQAAYQTDVRPLLGQVRAEMGIDPSPLAAFRASGYLEKVRKARAANTGSSFASGYPG from the coding sequence GTGAAGAATTCGGACCACAACGCGCTTTCAGCGCTCGAAGAACTATTCGGCGATCTCGGGCCGATAAAGGAGCGCATTAAACGCCACCACATCGAAACGCCGTCGTGGGCGTACGGCAATTCAGGCACGCGATTCAAGGTGTTTCCGCAGGAAGGCGTGCCGCGCAATCCGTTCGAGAAGATGGAGGACGCGGCAATCGTCCACAAATTCACGGGCGTGGCGCCGTCGGTGGCAATTCACATTCCGTGGGACAAAGTGGACGATTTCACCGCGTTAAACGCCTACGCGAAACAATTGGGCGTGCGCATCGGCGCGATCAATCCGAACCTGTTTCAAGACGATGACTACAAGCTGGGGAGCTTGACGCACGAAGACGCGCGCGTGCGGAGGAAGGCGCTCGAACATTTGATCGAGTGCATCGAGATCGCGAAAGCCTCCGACTCGGACATTCTGAGCCTTTGGTTTGCGGACGGCACGAATTATCCGGGTCAGGGCGATTTTCGGCGGCGCAAGCGGTGGATGCAGGAAGGACTGCAGGCGTGTTACGACGCCATGCCACCGAATATGCGGATGTTGGTCGAGTACAAGTTTTTCGAGCCGGCGTTTTACCACACGGATATCGCGGATTGGGGCATGTCGTATGCCTTCTGCAAACGACTCGGCGATCGCGCGCAGGTGCTCATCGATCTCGGTCACCATGCCCTCGGCACGAACATCGAGCACATCGTCGCGTTTCTTATCGACGAAGGCAAGCTGGGCGGGTTCCATTTCAACAACAAGAAGTACGCGGATGACGACGTGAGCGTCGGCAGCATCAACCCCTACGAGCTCTTCCTAATCTATAACGAACTTGTCGCGGCAGAGGACGACCCGGCGGCCCGCATGAATGTCGCATACATGATCGATCAGAGCCACAACCTTAAATCGAAAATCGAGGAAATGATTCAGTCCGTGGTGAACTGCCAGGCGGCGTACGCCCGCGCGTCGCTGGTCGATCGCAGGGCGCTGCGCGAAGCGCAGGAGAATGGCGACATCGTCGCGGCGGAAGAGACGCTGCAAGCGGCCTATCAGACGGACGTGCGGCCGCTGCTTGGGCAGGTTCGCGCCGAGATGGGTATTGACCCCAGCCCGCTGGCGGCATTCCGCGCGAGCGGCTACCTGGAAAAGGTGCGGAAGGCGCGAGCAGCGAACACGGGAAGCTCGTTTGCGTCGGGCTATCCCGGGTAG
- a CDS encoding TonB-dependent receptor, whose translation MRLQRYAYAHAFLVLFAVRHALATDGNELIGIGAIQKGTAGAGVAVPQDATWILLNPAGIIALDKRIDVSGEFLDLYRGAEPHGLPIIVNPRAFQLADHGTIFVPSIAMVWPLEHGTLGFGILGTQGNNADYDRSRTTLPFSRGNDRRSDLQVARMPISYAYQFDNGWTIGGSIMPVFTVFRTDSLTLQLRPTEGDYKREVGFGIGVQLALYKEWERLSFGATWRSRQFVEQYKLYEEPIRWNLDLPEVIQVGAAWKVTDKLQLLADYKFQHWSKLKQFHNPTIKGGLGWNDQDIYKVGAIYTVNDNWILRAGYSRGNPAVDEQHIFANILTPAIAEDHFTFGFTKRLTERSEFHFAWTHTFPEDRADDGTGDIFSKLGRGSRVQYEEDAYTFQYTFKF comes from the coding sequence GTGCGCCTTCAGCGGTATGCGTACGCCCACGCATTTCTCGTGCTCTTCGCCGTCCGGCATGCCCTTGCCACGGACGGCAACGAGTTAATTGGCATCGGCGCCATCCAGAAGGGCACCGCCGGCGCGGGCGTAGCTGTTCCGCAGGACGCCACGTGGATACTGCTCAATCCTGCCGGCATCATCGCGCTCGACAAGCGGATTGACGTGTCCGGCGAGTTCCTCGACCTCTACCGCGGGGCCGAACCCCACGGCCTGCCGATTATCGTGAACCCCCGCGCGTTCCAACTCGCGGACCACGGCACGATCTTTGTGCCTTCGATCGCGATGGTCTGGCCGCTCGAACACGGCACCTTGGGCTTTGGAATTCTCGGGACACAGGGCAACAATGCCGACTATGACCGCTCGCGTACGACTTTGCCGTTTTCGCGCGGTAACGATCGCCGCTCCGACCTTCAGGTCGCGCGCATGCCAATATCCTACGCGTACCAGTTCGACAACGGCTGGACCATTGGCGGGTCAATCATGCCGGTCTTCACGGTGTTCCGCACCGATTCGCTTACACTGCAGCTACGGCCGACCGAGGGCGACTACAAGCGCGAGGTGGGCTTCGGCATCGGCGTCCAGCTCGCCCTGTACAAGGAGTGGGAGCGCTTGAGCTTTGGCGCAACGTGGCGCTCGCGCCAGTTTGTCGAACAGTACAAGCTGTACGAAGAACCCATCCGTTGGAACCTCGATCTGCCGGAAGTCATTCAGGTGGGCGCGGCGTGGAAGGTGACGGACAAACTGCAACTTCTCGCCGACTACAAGTTCCAGCATTGGTCCAAGCTCAAGCAGTTTCACAACCCCACGATTAAGGGCGGGTTGGGGTGGAACGATCAGGACATCTACAAGGTCGGCGCAATCTACACGGTGAATGACAACTGGATTCTGCGCGCGGGCTACTCGCGCGGCAACCCCGCCGTGGACGAACAGCATATCTTCGCGAACATCTTGACGCCCGCGATCGCCGAAGACCACTTCACGTTCGGCTTCACCAAGAGACTCACCGAACGCTCCGAGTTCCATTTCGCGTGGACCCACACATTTCCCGAAGATAGGGCCGATGACGGCACCGGCGACATCTTCTCGAAACTCGGCCGCGGCTCGCGCGTGCAATACGAAGAAGACGCGTACACGTTCCAGTACACGTTCAAATTCTGA
- a CDS encoding nucleotidyltransferase domain-containing protein, giving the protein MSASIEDTLLQRIVGRTVEAVRPLRVVLFGSAARGEMNENSDVDLLLVMPDGTHRRDTARKVYRALGGLGVSKDIIVVTEDDLRRFGDEPSLVIYPALREGKEIYSAG; this is encoded by the coding sequence ATGAGCGCATCGATAGAAGACACTCTTCTTCAGAGGATTGTTGGCCGTACAGTGGAGGCCGTGCGTCCGCTTCGCGTGGTATTGTTTGGATCGGCGGCGCGGGGCGAGATGAATGAGAACAGCGACGTTGATCTTTTGTTGGTCATGCCCGATGGGACCCATCGTCGCGACACTGCGCGGAAAGTTTACCGTGCGCTTGGCGGGCTGGGCGTGTCCAAAGACATCATCGTCGTCACGGAAGACGACTTGCGGCGATTCGGTGACGAGCCGTCATTGGTGATTTATCCGGCTTTGCGCGAGGGCAAGGAAATCTACAGTGCCGGTTGA
- a CDS encoding PIG-L family deacetylase, with product MTPEDVFLSKQRLLVIAPHADDECFGCAGTMARIKHLGGEVYCIVCSVGDLKHYDGKPGEVSGGTREAELKSVMDYLKVDDWEILFRDEQTHLRLDAMPRRDLIALFERDAKLALDRLKPTMVAIPVSSYNQDHDAVFRAAWTALRPGVPSAKPFQRIVLGYDNTSLFWSLEREKFHPNFYVDISAFLEHKLKALSMHKSQMRDAIHHSSLQNVEYTARVRGREISVEAAEGYMVFRHVL from the coding sequence TTGACGCCTGAAGACGTCTTCCTTTCCAAGCAACGCTTGTTGGTCATTGCGCCGCACGCCGACGACGAGTGTTTTGGCTGCGCGGGCACAATGGCGCGCATCAAGCACCTTGGCGGCGAGGTCTACTGCATCGTGTGTTCCGTCGGGGATTTGAAGCATTACGACGGCAAACCGGGAGAAGTCAGCGGCGGCACGCGCGAAGCCGAATTGAAATCGGTGATGGACTACCTGAAGGTCGACGATTGGGAAATCCTGTTCCGCGACGAGCAGACGCACCTGCGTCTCGACGCGATGCCGCGGCGCGATTTGATTGCGCTGTTCGAGCGCGACGCCAAGTTGGCCCTGGATCGGTTGAAACCGACGATGGTCGCGATTCCGGTGTCATCATACAATCAGGATCATGACGCGGTTTTTCGCGCCGCGTGGACGGCGCTGCGTCCGGGCGTGCCGTCGGCGAAGCCGTTTCAACGGATCGTGCTGGGATACGACAACACCTCGCTGTTCTGGAGTCTCGAGCGCGAGAAGTTTCACCCGAACTTTTACGTCGATATCAGCGCGTTCCTGGAGCACAAGCTGAAGGCGCTGTCAATGCACAAATCGCAAATGCGCGACGCGATCCACCATTCGAGTTTGCAGAACGTCGAGTACACCGCGCGGGTGCGTGGGCGAGAGATCAGCGTCGAAGCCGCTGAGGGATATATGGTCTTCCGGCACGTGTTGTAG
- a CDS encoding HEPN domain-containing protein, which translates to MPVEPPIPGTPSDWLSRAKGDFALACVTLPEGGFYEDLCYHLQQAAEKAIKAVYRVHGLTFRYTHDLEVLLDTLGENSVVIPDDVKLAADLTDYAWESRYPGLMEAVSYEEYLVAKEQAKQILAWAEAEVEEHESP; encoded by the coding sequence GTGCCGGTTGAGCCGCCGATACCAGGAACTCCTTCGGACTGGCTCTCGCGCGCGAAGGGCGATTTCGCCTTGGCATGTGTGACGTTACCGGAAGGCGGTTTCTACGAAGATCTATGTTATCACTTGCAGCAAGCCGCGGAGAAGGCTATCAAGGCCGTCTATCGAGTTCACGGTCTAACGTTCCGGTATACGCATGATCTTGAAGTGTTACTCGATACGCTTGGCGAAAACTCGGTTGTGATTCCTGACGATGTAAAGCTTGCAGCCGATCTGACGGATTACGCATGGGAGTCGCGGTACCCGGGACTCATGGAAGCCGTTAGCTACGAGGAATACCTGGTAGCGAAAGAGCAGGCGAAACAGATTTTGGCTTGGGCCGAGGCTGAAGTGGAAGAACATGAATCGCCGTGA
- a CDS encoding GNAT family N-acetyltransferase, with amino-acid sequence MLIRIDDLDGPEIAAFLEEHLNEMRAISPPESVHALDLEKLRRPEITFWTVWDDNALIGSGALKELDADHGEIKSMRTAKAYKQKGIASALMNVMLDEARKRRYRRLSLETGSMAFFEPARRLYSKFGFVYCAPFADYVEDPNSVFMTMEL; translated from the coding sequence ATGCTGATACGTATCGATGATTTGGATGGTCCGGAGATCGCGGCATTTCTCGAAGAACATTTGAACGAGATGCGCGCGATCTCGCCGCCGGAGAGCGTGCATGCGCTGGACTTGGAAAAATTGCGCAGGCCGGAGATCACGTTCTGGACCGTGTGGGACGACAACGCGCTTATCGGGTCCGGGGCGTTGAAAGAGTTGGATGCAGACCACGGCGAGATAAAGTCGATGCGAACGGCGAAGGCCTATAAACAAAAAGGTATCGCGTCGGCGTTGATGAATGTGATGCTGGATGAAGCACGGAAGCGCCGGTATCGTCGGTTGAGTTTGGAAACGGGATCGATGGCCTTCTTCGAACCCGCGAGAAGATTGTATTCGAAGTTTGGATTCGTGTATTGCGCGCCGTTCGCAGACTACGTAGAGGACCCGAACAGCGTTTTCATGACGATGGAACTGTGA
- a CDS encoding YjgP/YjgQ family permease, with product MKTLDRYLLFRMTTTLLQALVALSLVYVFIDLFTHRLVDIRKYNVPSDVVIQYYLNFLPSVIQRVAPFSLLISALLVLGDAAQHNEVTAVTASGISLRRFVRMPIVLSMVFAGGQFVLNETWGTSAAVEAEHIDRNYFSLSDPRDRRGRTWSNLEGGWTCNLEKFNRVALTGEGVLMFAREGDTIRQVRARRMYWDENQRQWMLEDGLWCEISDVLLSRAIRRAPAPITETPDALFALDKPAETKTAKQLKEDIVIASERNIPSARLQVDYYAKYSQPVLSFAMIWLAIPFAVRLRRGGLAIGFGTSVVIAITYMLVFSFTTGLGYAERISPVAAAWSANAVFLAAGMFMYWRTPT from the coding sequence GTGAAAACGCTTGACAGATACCTCCTGTTTCGCATGACAACCACGCTCCTCCAGGCGCTGGTTGCACTGTCGCTGGTCTATGTGTTCATCGATCTGTTTACACATCGTCTGGTAGATATTCGTAAGTACAATGTTCCCAGTGACGTCGTCATTCAGTACTATCTCAATTTCCTGCCGTCCGTGATTCAGCGGGTTGCGCCGTTCTCCCTGCTGATTTCCGCGCTGTTGGTGCTGGGGGACGCCGCGCAACACAACGAAGTCACCGCAGTGACCGCGAGTGGGATCAGCCTGCGGCGGTTCGTGCGGATGCCAATTGTGCTATCGATGGTCTTTGCGGGCGGACAGTTCGTGCTGAACGAGACGTGGGGCACCTCCGCGGCCGTCGAGGCGGAGCACATCGACCGGAACTACTTTTCGCTGAGCGACCCCCGCGATCGCAGGGGCAGGACCTGGTCCAACCTCGAAGGCGGCTGGACGTGCAACCTCGAAAAGTTCAACCGCGTCGCGCTGACCGGCGAGGGCGTGCTGATGTTCGCGCGGGAAGGAGACACAATCCGCCAGGTCCGGGCGCGCCGGATGTACTGGGACGAGAACCAGCGCCAATGGATGCTTGAAGACGGGTTATGGTGCGAGATCAGCGACGTGTTGCTGTCGCGCGCGATTCGCCGCGCGCCCGCGCCAATCACGGAAACGCCGGACGCGCTGTTTGCGCTCGACAAGCCGGCGGAGACCAAGACGGCGAAACAGCTCAAGGAGGATATCGTGATTGCGTCCGAGCGCAACATTCCTTCCGCGCGGCTTCAGGTAGACTACTACGCGAAGTACTCGCAGCCCGTGCTGAGTTTCGCGATGATCTGGCTGGCGATTCCGTTTGCAGTGCGGCTGCGCCGCGGCGGGCTCGCGATCGGCTTTGGGACGAGCGTCGTGATTGCCATTACGTACATGCTGGTGTTCTCGTTCACGACGGGCTTGGGTTACGCGGAACGCATTTCGCCAGTCGCCGCGGCGTGGTCCGCAAACGCGGTCTTTCTCGCCGCCGGAATGTTCATGTACTGGCGAACGCCAACCTAG
- the gyrA gene encoding DNA gyrase subunit A, whose product MLEKSNERIVPIAIEQELKTSFMDYSMSVIVSRALPDVRDGLKPVHRRVLYAMHEMGLVHNRAYRKSAAVVGETMGKYHPHGDQAIYDTLVRMAQPWSLRNVLVDGQGNFGSVDGDSPAAMRYTECRMAPITALLLQDIEKQTVDMAPNYDEKFQEPTVLPSAFPNLLVNGSYGIAVGMATSCPPHNITEVCDAVIHYIDNPECNTNDLMRFIEGPDFPTGGIIYGREGLGEAYHTGRGKISVRAKVLFEHDKASGKDRIIVTEIPYQVNKSRLIESIAALVREKTVEGITDLRDESDRDGMRILIEVRKGDEPQVILNQLYKHTQMQETFSILMLALVNNQPRVLSLYEVIHYYVKHRAEIVRRRTEFDLRKAEERAHIVEGLLKAIDHIDEVIQIIRSSETPESARDRLMERFKFTHIQANEILAMRLRRLTGLEREELEKEYADLLKQIEMFKHILSSERTILAEVRKELVAIKDKYGDARRTQILGERTEFSVEDLIADEEMVVTVSNMGYIKRVPVAAYRKQRRGGKGVTGMDTKDEDFVRDLFIASAHQYMLFFTNKGRVYWRKVHELPKASRTARGRAIVNVLDLSGDEVVTACLPVRNLEEENKYVFMVTEKGTVKKTELKAFSNPRATGIIALGLEKDDKLIDVQITSGEDNILIATYLGMSIRFPEKDVRPMGRAAAGVIGIRLEEGDRVIGVSIAGDDKTVLSVVENGYGKRTQVGEYRLQHRGGSGIINIKTTERNGNVVAMMTVDDSDDIVCVSTDGIVMRCSVRDIRTIGRNTQGVKVMTPGAGAKVSAVARAVPEEKGDQAADAAAPEGVPASDADATEEEE is encoded by the coding sequence ATGCTAGAGAAAAGTAACGAACGAATCGTCCCTATCGCGATTGAGCAAGAACTAAAAACCTCGTTCATGGACTATTCCATGAGCGTGATCGTGAGCCGTGCGTTGCCGGACGTGCGGGACGGGCTGAAGCCGGTGCACCGGCGCGTGTTGTACGCGATGCACGAGATGGGCCTCGTCCACAACCGCGCGTACCGCAAGTCCGCGGCGGTGGTCGGCGAGACAATGGGTAAATACCACCCGCACGGCGACCAGGCGATCTACGACACGCTGGTGCGCATGGCGCAGCCGTGGTCCCTGCGCAACGTGCTCGTGGACGGCCAGGGCAACTTCGGCTCCGTGGACGGCGACAGCCCGGCGGCAATGCGGTACACCGAGTGCCGTATGGCGCCCATCACCGCCCTGCTGCTTCAGGACATCGAGAAGCAGACCGTCGACATGGCGCCGAACTACGACGAAAAGTTCCAAGAACCGACCGTGCTGCCGTCGGCGTTCCCGAACCTGCTCGTCAACGGTTCCTACGGCATCGCCGTCGGCATGGCGACGAGTTGTCCGCCGCACAACATCACCGAGGTGTGCGACGCCGTCATTCACTACATCGACAATCCCGAGTGCAACACGAACGACCTGATGCGCTTCATCGAAGGGCCGGACTTCCCGACCGGCGGTATCATCTACGGCCGCGAAGGTCTCGGCGAGGCGTATCACACCGGCCGCGGCAAAATAAGCGTGCGCGCGAAGGTCCTGTTCGAGCACGACAAAGCGTCCGGCAAAGACCGCATCATCGTCACCGAGATTCCCTACCAGGTGAACAAGTCACGCCTCATCGAATCCATCGCCGCGCTCGTGCGCGAGAAGACGGTCGAGGGCATTACCGATCTGCGCGACGAATCCGACCGCGACGGCATGCGCATCCTCATTGAAGTGCGCAAAGGCGACGAACCGCAGGTGATCCTGAACCAGCTCTACAAGCACACGCAGATGCAGGAGACGTTCAGCATCCTCATGCTGGCGCTCGTGAATAACCAGCCGCGCGTGTTGTCGCTCTACGAGGTCATCCACTACTACGTCAAGCACCGCGCGGAGATTGTGCGCCGGAGGACGGAGTTCGACCTGCGCAAAGCGGAAGAGCGCGCGCACATCGTCGAGGGCCTGCTCAAAGCGATCGACCACATCGACGAAGTCATCCAGATCATTCGCAGTTCGGAAACGCCGGAGTCCGCGCGCGACCGATTGATGGAACGGTTCAAGTTCACGCACATTCAGGCGAACGAAATCCTCGCGATGCGCCTGCGCCGCCTGACCGGTCTCGAACGCGAGGAACTCGAAAAGGAATACGCCGATCTGTTGAAACAGATCGAAATGTTCAAGCACATCCTCTCAAGCGAACGCACGATTCTCGCCGAAGTACGCAAGGAACTCGTCGCGATTAAGGACAAGTACGGCGACGCGCGCCGCACGCAAATCCTCGGCGAGCGCACCGAGTTCAGCGTCGAAGACCTTATCGCCGACGAAGAGATGGTCGTCACCGTCTCGAACATGGGCTACATCAAGCGCGTGCCCGTCGCCGCATACCGCAAGCAACGCCGCGGCGGCAAAGGCGTCACCGGTATGGACACGAAGGACGAGGACTTTGTCCGCGACCTGTTCATCGCGTCCGCGCACCAGTACATGCTGTTCTTCACGAACAAGGGCCGCGTCTACTGGCGCAAGGTGCACGAACTGCCAAAAGCCAGCCGCACCGCGCGCGGCCGCGCGATCGTGAACGTGCTCGACCTCTCCGGCGACGAAGTCGTGACCGCGTGCCTGCCCGTCCGCAATCTCGAAGAAGAAAACAAGTACGTCTTCATGGTCACCGAGAAAGGCACGGTAAAGAAGACCGAACTCAAGGCGTTCAGTAACCCGCGCGCGACCGGCATCATAGCGCTGGGTCTCGAAAAGGACGACAAACTCATCGACGTGCAAATCACCTCCGGCGAGGACAACATCCTCATCGCCACGTATCTCGGCATGTCGATTCGCTTCCCGGAGAAAGACGTGCGCCCGATGGGCCGCGCCGCCGCAGGCGTTATCGGTATCCGCCTCGAGGAAGGCGACCGCGTGATTGGCGTGTCCATCGCGGGCGATGACAAGACCGTCCTGAGCGTCGTTGAAAACGGCTACGGCAAGCGCACGCAGGTCGGTGAGTACCGCCTGCAACACCGCGGCGGGTCCGGCATCATCAACATCAAAACCACCGAACGCAACGGCAACGTCGTCGCGATGATGACCGTTGACGACAGCGACGACATCGTCTGCGTATCGACGGACGGCATTGTCATGCGCTGCTCGGTGAGGGACATCCGCACGATCGGCCGCAATACGCAGGGCGTGAAGGTCATGACGCCCGGCGCGGGCGCGAAGGTCAGTGCCGTCGCGCGGGCCGTGCCCGAAGAGAAGGGCGATCAAGCCGCGGACGCCGCCGCGCCCGAAGGCGTGCCCGCGAGCGACGCGGATGCCACGGAAGAGGAAGAATAA
- a CDS encoding glycosyltransferase family 4 protein encodes MTGKRIRILVATVDYPPIDGGISTLALELSRELARQGFEVTVLAPRFPGMETFDASEPARVVRFGGYGSGWFRLFPMLAAARALIPHHDLVLAINVAYGGIVGLFARSLFGVPYAAFAYGYEFLKFKRFWPAAALLRYIYAQSRGVIAISRYTRDQLAAFGVREKQIAAILPGAAPSPDVEGSALEAVRAKYPLDGKRLILSVGRMVPRKGHLTLVRAMARVINRVPNAHLVIVGQGPAMAACSRAAFRMGVRDNITFAGSMRRDYVQALYALCEVFALPTGEDRGGHVEGFGLVFAEAHAHGKPVVAGRSGGATEAVINEESGLLVEPDDAEGLADAIVRILLDAELARRLGEIGRLRVDNELNWRVFANQMLAVLGVRK; translated from the coding sequence ATGACCGGCAAACGAATCCGCATACTTGTTGCTACGGTGGACTACCCGCCCATTGACGGCGGAATCAGCACGCTCGCATTGGAACTCTCGCGCGAATTGGCGCGGCAGGGTTTCGAGGTTACGGTATTGGCGCCGCGCTTTCCCGGCATGGAGACGTTCGATGCGAGCGAACCCGCGCGCGTAGTGCGTTTCGGGGGATACGGTTCGGGTTGGTTCCGCTTGTTTCCGATGCTGGCCGCCGCGCGTGCGCTGATTCCGCACCACGACCTGGTGCTGGCGATCAATGTGGCCTACGGCGGAATCGTCGGGCTGTTTGCGCGGAGCCTGTTCGGCGTGCCGTACGCGGCGTTTGCGTACGGGTACGAGTTTTTGAAGTTCAAACGGTTCTGGCCGGCGGCGGCGCTTCTGCGCTACATCTACGCGCAGTCGCGCGGCGTCATCGCCATCAGCCGTTACACGCGCGACCAATTGGCCGCGTTCGGCGTTCGCGAGAAGCAGATCGCCGCAATTTTGCCCGGCGCGGCGCCGAGTCCCGATGTCGAGGGTTCCGCGCTGGAAGCTGTTCGCGCGAAGTATCCGCTCGATGGTAAGCGCCTGATTCTGTCGGTCGGCCGCATGGTGCCGCGCAAAGGGCACCTGACGCTCGTGCGCGCGATGGCTCGCGTAATCAATCGCGTGCCCAACGCACACCTTGTAATCGTCGGGCAGGGGCCCGCAATGGCGGCGTGCTCGCGCGCGGCCTTTCGCATGGGCGTGCGCGATAACATCACCTTCGCGGGCTCGATGCGCCGCGACTACGTGCAGGCGTTGTACGCGTTGTGCGAAGTCTTTGCATTGCCCACGGGCGAAGACCGGGGCGGGCACGTCGAGGGGTTTGGCCTCGTGTTCGCGGAAGCGCACGCGCACGGCAAGCCGGTCGTCGCCGGTAGGTCGGGTGGCGCGACGGAGGCGGTGATAAACGAAGAAAGCGGATTGCTTGTCGAACCGGACGACGCCGAAGGGCTCGCCGACGCGATCGTGCGCATTCTTCTCGACGCGGAACTTGCGCGGCGGCTCGGCGAGATTGGGCGTTTGCGCGTGGACAACGAACTCAACTGGCGCGTGTTCGCGAACCAGATGCTGGCGGTGCTCGGGGTGCGGAAATGA